In Ferrimicrobium sp., a single window of DNA contains:
- the rpsP gene encoding 30S ribosomal protein S16: MAVKLRLARTGKKKQPHYRIVVADSRVARDGRFLEIIGWYSPRNEPSKFHVDVDAAKRWIDKGATPTERVSKILELASKEGEQ, encoded by the coding sequence GTGGCAGTCAAGTTGCGCCTAGCTCGCACCGGTAAGAAGAAGCAACCGCACTATCGGATCGTCGTCGCTGACTCGCGCGTCGCTCGCGATGGCCGATTCCTCGAGATCATCGGTTGGTACTCCCCGCGCAATGAGCCGTCCAAATTCCACGTCGATGTCGATGCGGCAAAGCGCTGGATCGACAAGGGTGCCACCCCGACCGAGCGTGTCTCCAAGATTCTAGAGCTAGCAAGCAAAGAGGGTGAACAATGA